One Calditrichia bacterium DNA window includes the following coding sequences:
- a CDS encoding DUF983 domain-containing protein, producing the protein MNIFGLLTRRCPKCRKGKLFSGIFRMNDHCINCDMKFDREQGYYTGAMVINWLFSVFLITPIWVTLLFKGVPIGTNLAIVAAILVICVPVFFQYSRTIWLYIDFTYFHPE; encoded by the coding sequence ATGAACATTTTTGGATTATTGACCCGCCGTTGCCCAAAATGCCGGAAAGGCAAGCTGTTCAGCGGCATTTTTCGGATGAATGACCACTGCATTAATTGCGATATGAAATTTGATCGCGAGCAGGGATATTACACCGGCGCAATGGTGATCAACTGGCTGTTTTCCGTTTTTCTGATCACGCCAATTTGGGTGACGCTGCTGTTCAAAGGCGTTCCGATCGGCACAAATCTGGCAATTGTTGCAGCAATTTTAGTGATTTGCGTGCCGGTGTTTTTCCAGTATTCCCGCACCATCTGGCTGTATATCGATTTTACCTATTTTCATCCCGAATAA
- a CDS encoding DUF2156 domain-containing protein, with amino-acid sequence MPQLNQNYPENELPLSWLRQPVAQPDVRELQLRFSCYRWLFFANLPDGQTFREFYRTQLEHREKIYLRGCPPQIADFLAKMKWQTLPNGSEALLNLRGNHFDKRSLRDLVRRGNRWGSAAEVAISTENAGKFAALQVHSRHGLEPQLRYLFRSDLLSGQRCFVFQTQQKQWLGAVLLTASAPGNWHTELILKARKSPAGIMEALFAAIFEQLRDEGHFRWSLGEAPFFYTAPPMCRTAKLVKFAGQTVRFAYDYRGLYRFKNKFLPEWRPVFLCGKPEIPVTLLADVFMQTRLLQLVAFAAGRRLVLPFRKT; translated from the coding sequence ATGCCACAATTAAACCAAAATTACCCCGAAAACGAACTGCCGTTGAGCTGGCTGCGGCAACCGGTTGCACAACCGGATGTGCGGGAATTGCAATTGCGATTTTCCTGCTACCGCTGGCTGTTTTTCGCTAATTTACCGGACGGACAAACGTTTCGCGAATTTTACCGGACGCAGCTTGAGCATCGCGAAAAAATATATTTGCGTGGCTGCCCACCGCAAATTGCAGATTTTTTGGCGAAAATGAAATGGCAAACGCTGCCCAATGGCAGCGAAGCGCTGTTAAATTTGCGCGGTAATCACTTCGATAAACGATCATTACGTGATTTGGTGCGCCGGGGGAACCGCTGGGGAAGCGCCGCCGAAGTTGCAATTTCAACCGAAAATGCCGGAAAATTCGCGGCGTTGCAGGTGCACTCCCGGCACGGGTTGGAACCACAATTGCGTTATTTATTTCGCAGCGATTTGTTATCCGGGCAACGGTGTTTTGTGTTTCAAACGCAGCAAAAACAATGGCTTGGCGCTGTGCTGCTCACAGCATCCGCTCCGGGTAACTGGCACACGGAACTCATTTTGAAAGCCAGAAAATCACCGGCCGGAATTATGGAAGCGTTGTTTGCGGCCATTTTTGAGCAACTTCGGGATGAGGGACATTTTCGCTGGAGCCTTGGCGAAGCGCCGTTTTTTTACACCGCGCCGCCAATGTGCCGGACAGCAAAATTGGTAAAATTTGCCGGTCAAACGGTGCGCTTTGCGTACGATTATCGCGGTTTATATCGCTTCAAAAATAAATTTTTGCCGGAATGGCGACCGGTTTTTTTGTGCGGAAAACCGGAAATTCCTGTTACTTTGCTCGCAGATGTGTTCATGCAAACCCGTTTGTTGCAACTGGTTGCATTTGCCGCCGGGCGGCGACTGGTGCTGCCGTTTCGGAAAACCTAA
- a CDS encoding oligosaccharide flippase family protein, with protein MSLRRQISNLARHSAIYAISTAMQRLPGLLLIPIYTNFDYIPSTSDFSNYVLVYTFIAFMNFFYLLGLDSAMMRYFFLDNQDRKSVFSATFWMLLVTCSAMSAVIWLMDEQLAALLMDDPTQVGLIHIAAIIPLVDAYANLAYNVLRAEEKSIQFTLFKSLRFLLELGLNVLFVVVLKYGVPGIFYTSLGAALINLLVMLPVLFRYLRPKIDWQLAKSLLAFGLPLLPNGIAFMTIELVDNFLVKSLLSKEAVAVYRANYRFGAILLMLVTAFRNAWQPFFLKIANKPDARDVYARVFTYYVTSIGLFTLVVSFFIGDLLTFPFFGEYYILSEKAYWAGTPIIPIILLSYYFFGIYVILTPGFYIRKKTQYMIIFTGTGAAVNILANLWLLPLLNSFWGAAWSTLFSYLAMTIAIYLFANRIYPLKIEWGRVSRMLLLIAAAFAIFYLLQPGFGWRILLMTVAVFYCIFGILNHRERQLAVGFLKRQRSS; from the coding sequence ATGAGCCTCCGTCGCCAGATTTCCAACCTCGCCCGCCATTCGGCAATTTATGCCATCAGCACCGCCATGCAGCGATTGCCCGGGTTGCTGCTGATCCCCATTTACACCAATTTCGATTATATCCCGTCCACATCAGATTTTAGTAATTATGTGCTGGTTTATACCTTCATCGCGTTCATGAATTTTTTCTATTTGTTGGGACTGGATTCCGCGATGATGCGCTATTTTTTTCTCGATAATCAGGATCGTAAATCGGTGTTTTCCGCAACATTCTGGATGCTGTTGGTCACTTGCTCCGCGATGAGCGCAGTGATCTGGCTGATGGATGAACAGCTCGCCGCATTGCTGATGGACGACCCGACACAGGTTGGATTGATTCACATTGCTGCAATTATTCCGTTGGTGGATGCTTATGCGAATCTGGCGTACAACGTGCTCCGCGCAGAAGAAAAATCCATTCAATTTACATTGTTCAAAAGCCTGCGATTTTTGCTGGAATTAGGGCTTAATGTGTTGTTTGTTGTGGTTTTAAAATATGGCGTACCGGGCATTTTTTACACCAGTTTGGGCGCTGCGCTGATTAATTTGCTGGTGATGCTGCCGGTGTTATTTCGCTACCTTCGCCCGAAAATTGATTGGCAATTGGCAAAATCGCTGCTGGCTTTCGGGCTGCCGCTGCTGCCCAACGGTATTGCGTTTATGACCATCGAACTGGTGGATAATTTTCTGGTAAAATCGCTGCTCAGCAAAGAGGCTGTTGCTGTTTATCGCGCGAATTACCGTTTCGGTGCCATTTTGCTGATGCTGGTAACCGCGTTTCGCAATGCCTGGCAGCCGTTTTTTCTCAAAATTGCCAACAAACCGGATGCCCGGGATGTTTACGCGCGGGTGTTCACCTATTATGTGACCAGTATTGGGTTGTTTACGTTGGTCGTAAGCTTTTTTATCGGCGATTTACTGACGTTCCCATTTTTTGGGGAATACTATATTTTGAGCGAAAAAGCTTATTGGGCAGGCACGCCAATTATTCCGATCATTTTGTTATCCTATTATTTTTTCGGGATTTATGTGATTCTGACACCCGGATTTTATATTCGCAAAAAAACCCAATACATGATCATTTTTACCGGAACCGGTGCGGCTGTCAATATTTTGGCGAACCTTTGGTTGTTGCCGTTGCTGAACAGTTTTTGGGGAGCGGCGTGGTCTACTTTATTCAGTTATCTGGCAATGACGATCGCAATCTATCTGTTTGCCAACCGGATTTATCCGCTAAAAATTGAATGGGGGCGGGTTTCCCGGATGCTGTTGCTGATCGCCGCAGCTTTTGCGATATTTTATTTGTTGCAACCGGGATTTGGCTGGCGGATTCTGTTGATGACTGTCGCCGTTTTTTATTGTATATTTGGAATACTCAATCACCGGGAACGCCAACTCGCTGTCGGATTTTTGAAACGTCAGCGCTCATCTTAG
- a CDS encoding MBL fold metallo-hydrolase has protein sequence MKIEILGSGTSMGVPMAGCDCRVCQSQNSKDKRLRTSCYIQTGDREILIDTSADYRQQMIRSGIKRLDAVLYTHHHVDHVLGMDDLRSFNLLNKMSIPLYGMSETIANIQRIFRYAFEVHEYVSSLPRLTVNIIDEQPFSVAGVPVIPVPLLHGRLPVLGFRFGDFAYCTDVSEIPEASYVLLKGLKILILGALRHKPHPTHFTIDQAIVEAQKIGAEQTYFTHLSHAILHDETEAELPPNIHLAYDGLKFEL, from the coding sequence ATGAAAATAGAAATTTTGGGCAGTGGCACTTCGATGGGCGTTCCGATGGCTGGTTGCGATTGCCGGGTATGCCAATCGCAAAATTCCAAAGATAAACGATTGCGAACTTCCTGTTATATCCAAACCGGCGACCGGGAAATTTTGATCGACACCTCCGCTGATTACCGTCAGCAAATGATTCGGTCTGGCATTAAACGACTGGATGCCGTGCTTTACACCCATCATCATGTGGATCACGTTTTGGGGATGGACGACCTGCGGAGCTTCAATTTACTGAACAAAATGAGCATTCCTTTATATGGCATGAGCGAAACAATCGCGAATATCCAGCGCATATTCCGCTACGCATTTGAGGTTCACGAATATGTTTCCAGCCTGCCGCGCTTAACTGTAAATATTATTGATGAACAACCGTTTTCAGTAGCCGGTGTGCCGGTAATTCCCGTGCCGTTACTGCACGGACGGCTTCCGGTGTTGGGCTTTCGTTTTGGCGATTTTGCATATTGCACAGATGTCAGCGAAATTCCAGAAGCATCTTATGTGCTGTTGAAAGGATTGAAAATATTGATTTTAGGTGCGCTGCGCCATAAGCCGCACCCGACCCATTTTACCATTGATCAGGCGATAGTGGAAGCGCAAAAAATCGGTGCCGAACAGACGTATTTCACTCATCTTTCCCACGCCATTTTGCACGACGAAACCGAAGCCGAGCTGCCGCCAAATATCCATTTGGCGTATGACGGTCTGAAATTTGAGCTGTAA
- a CDS encoding T9SS type A sorting domain-containing protein encodes MKNRFHLIFTILIISALFFPINAQLGLPQVEEVYGGRITDIEVVALNPVTSRIFITTESANSMFYADVDHSSGTPVFGAFTTIADVDTNDGFGKNIESVRADGASGQIFFTHQRNIYSVSTTAGSLSMLNNSVLAIETYDGNLYFVKEIGGGLELHFGAINPASGVFSEHSDSPISIASSFSTPPQQNTAVRVNPANDSIYVFLEGSPSQIFCSNTTYNSLTSASLFTELDTTGLGVADNYRSFGIAPDGRLYIGGRTGVEPNHFKRVAFSDNNGASWDTLRVPFGGTDGPNIECAGSGANYSVMFGSNIGVNRGENPTDWNGFGWNGFETHANDGTVACDPLNPNVVYMTTDQGIGASTDRGETIFEIDEGVEAVQVNDFDMNTAKTIGWTASKSGIRRVENYASASENWRIMFPMGDGSPYYSIAMDQSDSTGNTAYAGNVRVYKTTDGGFSWDRIFDVQDPSWGFSFWSYISSIKIHPENNEVVIIGVNSPDNGVKGGIFWTEDGGSTWDKLDTTPYNTEVLDFEFVYNSDSTTTIYVACEYVSDGTSSSYGVKKITYDPSVGVPVFENSMIGETGTVITNFGARDLAHNDAGDIFVAGNNGATDEPRVYVKYADSTHWEMLPTATLPGIGRVPAITVGETPDGNQTPFIAVDSNIYYLDVNTWKLGFSYPIGMDINVLFWDDLLVGTGTGLYGHFFNSTTGLDDKRDIATPNTFHLTQNFPNPFNPKTTIRYEIPFSARVKLSIFNIAGQEVDILVNEMQPANTYSVSWNAGKFPSGVYFYRLETFSANPKNSNFSEVRKMILLK; translated from the coding sequence ATGAAGAATCGCTTCCATTTAATTTTCACAATTTTAATCATTTCCGCACTATTTTTCCCGATTAACGCACAGCTCGGATTACCGCAAGTAGAGGAAGTTTACGGCGGACGAATCACGGATATCGAAGTTGTCGCGCTCAATCCGGTAACTTCGCGGATTTTTATCACCACAGAAAGCGCAAATTCGATGTTTTATGCAGATGTTGACCATTCCAGCGGCACACCGGTTTTTGGTGCATTTACGACCATTGCCGATGTTGACACCAACGATGGATTTGGCAAAAATATCGAATCTGTTCGCGCAGATGGCGCATCCGGGCAAATATTTTTTACCCATCAACGCAATATTTATTCCGTTTCAACAACTGCCGGCTCGCTTTCAATGCTGAACAACAGTGTTTTGGCAATTGAAACGTACGACGGTAATTTGTATTTCGTGAAAGAAATAGGTGGTGGATTGGAGCTCCATTTTGGCGCTATTAACCCGGCCTCCGGCGTGTTTTCTGAACACTCGGATAGCCCGATTTCGATTGCCAGCTCATTTTCAACACCACCTCAGCAGAACACAGCTGTTCGCGTAAATCCAGCGAACGACAGCATTTACGTGTTTCTCGAAGGCTCCCCGTCTCAAATTTTTTGTTCGAACACAACTTACAACAGTTTGACTAGCGCCTCCCTTTTTACCGAACTTGATACCACAGGACTGGGTGTTGCAGACAATTACCGATCTTTCGGCATTGCACCGGACGGGCGGTTGTATATCGGTGGGCGCACCGGCGTTGAGCCCAATCATTTTAAGCGGGTTGCATTTTCCGATAACAACGGTGCAAGCTGGGATACACTGCGTGTTCCTTTTGGCGGCACCGATGGCCCGAATATCGAATGTGCTGGCAGCGGAGCAAATTATTCGGTGATGTTCGGTTCAAACATCGGTGTCAATCGGGGTGAAAACCCGACAGATTGGAACGGCTTTGGGTGGAATGGTTTCGAAACGCATGCGAATGACGGCACAGTTGCTTGCGATCCGCTAAACCCGAATGTCGTTTACATGACCACAGATCAGGGCATTGGCGCATCTACCGATCGCGGTGAAACAATTTTTGAAATTGACGAAGGCGTTGAGGCTGTGCAAGTTAACGATTTTGATATGAACACGGCAAAAACCATCGGTTGGACAGCATCAAAATCCGGGATTCGACGGGTTGAAAACTATGCTTCTGCCAGCGAAAATTGGCGAATAATGTTTCCAATGGGAGATGGCTCGCCATATTATTCGATCGCAATGGACCAATCCGATTCAACTGGAAATACGGCTTACGCCGGAAATGTTCGCGTTTACAAAACCACCGATGGCGGCTTCAGTTGGGACCGCATTTTTGATGTTCAAGATCCGTCATGGGGATTCAGTTTCTGGAGTTACATTTCCAGCATCAAGATCCACCCGGAAAACAACGAAGTTGTAATAATCGGTGTAAACTCGCCGGACAACGGTGTCAAAGGTGGCATTTTTTGGACGGAAGATGGTGGCTCAACCTGGGATAAACTGGATACAACCCCGTACAACACTGAGGTTCTGGATTTTGAATTCGTTTACAACTCAGATAGCACCACAACAATTTACGTTGCCTGCGAATATGTTAGCGATGGAACAAGCTCGTCATATGGCGTAAAAAAAATAACTTACGATCCTTCGGTTGGCGTACCGGTTTTTGAAAATAGCATGATTGGCGAAACAGGAACAGTGATTACCAATTTTGGCGCACGCGATCTCGCACACAATGATGCCGGTGATATATTTGTCGCCGGAAACAATGGCGCAACGGATGAACCGCGCGTTTATGTAAAATATGCCGATTCGACCCATTGGGAAATGTTACCGACTGCAACGCTGCCCGGAATTGGTCGTGTTCCCGCAATCACGGTTGGCGAAACACCCGATGGAAATCAAACACCATTTATTGCCGTAGATTCGAATATCTATTATTTAGATGTAAATACCTGGAAATTGGGATTTTCTTACCCGATCGGTATGGATATTAATGTGTTGTTTTGGGATGATTTGCTGGTTGGCACCGGCACTGGTTTATACGGTCACTTTTTCAACAGCACAACCGGGCTCGATGATAAAAGAGATATTGCTACTCCCAACACATTTCATCTGACTCAAAATTTTCCGAATCCGTTCAACCCTAAAACCACCATTCGTTACGAGATTCCATTTTCGGCGCGGGTAAAGCTTTCCATTTTCAATATTGCGGGACAGGAAGTTGATATTTTAGTAAATGAAATGCAACCTGCGAATACATACTCGGTTTCGTGGAATGCGGGCAAATTCCCGTCCGGGGTATATTTTTACCGGCTGGAAACTTTTTCAGCAAATCCTAAAAACAGCAATTTCAGCGAAGTTCGCAAGATGATCTTGCTCAAATAA
- a CDS encoding radical SAM protein, translated as MLSYISYLLPLWSFSKFINACKILSSYALSRLTGKYFVWGKPYTFIIEPTAICNLRCPQCPVGLKTLLRPQDNMTFAEYKVVIDEIADHTWVLLLFFQGESFINPEIIDMIDYAYDKGIFTVISTNGTRLANPEFAEALAASKLGRLILSVDGATEETYKIYRQAGHFHRVIRGIEQFMASRKRQGKMFPRADLQFIVMQHNEHEMQDIQKLGKQLGVDRVVFKSPQIYDFDNAEATLPKNPKYRRYKKVDGKFQLKGSYSGYCKKIWYGSAMTWDKTVIPCCFDKDAWFKLGDLNKQDFASVWNGEEYHDFRKKVISHRDQIEMCRNCTEGLQIFFKK; from the coding sequence ATGTTGTCATATATCAGCTATTTATTACCATTATGGAGCTTCTCAAAATTTATCAATGCATGCAAAATACTTTCATCGTATGCATTATCTCGATTAACCGGAAAATATTTTGTTTGGGGCAAGCCATACACATTTATCATTGAACCAACGGCAATTTGTAATTTACGATGTCCGCAATGCCCGGTTGGATTGAAAACGCTGTTGCGTCCGCAGGACAATATGACTTTTGCTGAATATAAGGTTGTGATAGATGAAATTGCCGATCACACCTGGGTTCTGTTGTTGTTTTTTCAAGGTGAATCCTTTATCAATCCGGAAATTATTGATATGATCGATTATGCATATGATAAAGGTATATTTACCGTGATCAGCACAAACGGAACTCGGTTGGCAAATCCTGAATTTGCAGAAGCACTGGCCGCAAGCAAGTTGGGGCGTTTAATTTTATCTGTTGATGGAGCAACAGAAGAAACTTATAAAATTTACCGGCAGGCGGGACATTTTCACCGGGTAATCCGGGGGATTGAGCAATTTATGGCTTCACGAAAGCGACAGGGGAAGATGTTCCCAAGAGCAGATTTGCAATTTATTGTAATGCAACACAATGAGCACGAGATGCAAGATATCCAAAAACTGGGTAAACAATTGGGTGTTGACCGGGTTGTATTCAAATCGCCACAGATTTACGATTTTGATAATGCAGAGGCTACTTTGCCAAAAAATCCCAAATATCGGCGTTATAAAAAAGTAGACGGCAAATTCCAATTGAAAGGTTCATATTCCGGGTATTGCAAAAAAATTTGGTACGGCTCCGCAATGACCTGGGATAAAACGGTAATTCCCTGCTGTTTTGACAAAGATGCTTGGTTCAAATTGGGAGATTTAAATAAACAGGATTTTGCATCGGTATGGAATGGGGAAGAATATCATGATTTCCGCAAAAAGGTTATATCGCACCGGGATCAGATTGAAATGTGCCGAAATTGCACCGAAGGGTTGCAAATATTCTTCAAAAAATAA